In Nitrosococcus halophilus Nc 4, the genomic stretch CAACGCCGCAGGATCCCGGTAATACTCGCCAATGCCCGCCTTTCGGAACGTTCGGCGCGAGGCTATTCCCGCTTGGGAGCGTTCTCCCAGGATATGTTGTCTGATCTCGCCTTTATTGCGGCCCAGGGAAAAGCCGATGCCGAACGCTTTATTGCCCTCGGAGCGCCCCCTGAGCGAGTCCAGGTAACCGGTAATCTCAAGTTTGAACTCAAACTCCCCTCCCCTCTGGAATCTCAGGGAGCCCTATTAAGGCGCCAATGGGGTCAGTCACGCCCCCTTTGGATTGCCGCCAGCACCCATGAAGGGGAAGAAGAACAAATCCTAACTGCCTTCAAACAGGTGCAACAATCCTACCCATCAGCCCTACTGGTTCTGGTGCCAAGGCATCCCGAACGATTCGGTCGCGTCCATCACTTATGCCAACGGCAAGGCTTTATTACCCAACTTCGCAGTGAACAACGAGCTTGCGATCCAGCTACGGAGATTTTCATCGGTGACACTATGGGGGAGCTCCCCTTATTCTTCGCGGCCTCTGATGTCGCTTTTCTCGGTGGCAGCCTAGTCCCTGTGGGGGGACACAACCCTTTGGAACCGGCCGCCCTAAAACGGCCCGTTATTCTCGGGCCCCATATGTTCAATTTTTATGAGATCAGCCAACGGTTACTGGCAGCCGGCGCAGCCATTCAAGTTGAAACCATTCAGGAGCTGGCCCAGACTGTTCAGCACTATCTTGGCAATCCCCAACTCCGTGCGAAAGCAGGCGAAGCGGGACAGCAAGTAATTGCCCAAAACCAGGGAGCATCAAGCAAAATACTACAACTCATCAATACCTTACGAGCCAACAGCACGAAAGAGGCGTGAACCGGCTGGGATAAGAAGCCAGAAAAACTCACCCCTCAAAACTTCCGCTAGGGCGCTTATCTATAAGGGGCCACCCTCAATGCAGCCACTGGTTAATTTGCTCCAAGTCTTCTAGGGTGATAATGCCAGCCCCTTGCTTCAGACGCAGCGTATTGAGGATATACTCATAGCGGGACCGAGAGTGATCCCGGAGGGCGCGAAACAAATCCCGCCGCACGTTGAGGACATCCACCGTCGTGCGGGTCCCCACCTCAAAGCCGGCTTCGGTCGCCTCCAGAGAACTCTCGTTGGAAACAATGGCCTGCTGCAAAGCCTTGACCTGACTGACTTCGGAGATGACGCCCAAATAAGCCTCACGAGTCTGGCGGAAAACCTGCCGACGGGCCTGTTCCAACTGCTCCAGGGACTGCTCCAGCCGGTGTTTGGCCTCCCGGGTGCGGGATACCACGGCGCCCCCCTGAAAAAGAGGTAGATTAAACTGCAACCCAATCACATTTTGATCGGTTTGGAAGCCACCAAAGCTCCCCCCTCCGGTCACATTGGTGGAGTTAGTGCCCACCACATCTAGGGTGGGGTAATGCCCCGATTTCTCCCGCTCAATCTCTTGGCGGGCATTGTCTACCGCCGCCTCGGAAGCATCAATTTGGGGGTTTTGCTGGAGCGCAGTCTCGGCCCATTGGTCGATGTCCATAGGATCAGGCTGGAGTAAAGGAGCATCCTTTTCCAAATCTTCCAGTTCCCGAAAGTATTGCCCCGTCACCTCCCGCAACCGCTCATGGGCGTTGGAAAGGGCATTTTCGGCAGCGATTTCCTGGGAAACCGCAAGATCATAGGCGGCCTGGGCTTCATTAACGTCCACAATAGTATCCAGCCCCACCTCGAAACGCTGCCGAGTCTGCTCCAGCTGCTTATCAATGGCTTCTTTTTCCGCCCGGGCAAACTCTAGTTCAGCCTGGGCGGTGAGCACATCGAAATAGCGCTCAGCCGCCCGAACCAACAGGGCTTGTTCCTCGGCCACCAAATCCGCCTGGGCTTGGGCGATGGTGGCATCCGCCTGCTTGAGGCGGACAAAATTTTCCCGTCGGTATAGTGGCTGGGTCAAACTGAGAGTATAACCCCAGTTATTAAACGACCGGGTGCCCCCAAAGCCGGGAAAAGGCTGTTGCTCAAGCAACTCAATGGTCTGGAAGGTCCGATCATAGTTGGAGGAAATATCCACAACCGGTAAAAATAGGGCTCTGGCCTGGGGCTTAGCTTCCAACGCGGCCTGCACCGCCGCCACTTGAGCCCGCAATTGGGGATCATTCGCCCTTGCCAAACGATAGACCTCCAGCAAATCGGATGCTTGGACAGACCAGGGGATCACCAGACCAAGGAGGAGCAGCAAGAGACGTTTTTTGATGAAGGACACGAATTTCGGTTCAATAAACAAGAGATCTATTTCCTGAGCTAGGGGCTTCCTTTAGCTAAAAAATGAATTTTGGCTTGGGCTCACTGTGAAGCAGCGGCGGTATGACCGTTTCAAACAACCCCTCACGGGACCACTCCTTCTCCCCCACACGGGTGATCAACACCGCTTCCATCACCGGCGCCTGGCCCAAAACCACAAACAAACGCCCCCCCAATTTGAGTGCTTCCAGAAAAGCATGGGGCTCACTGGGGAGAGAGCCCGTCACGGCAATGGCATCAAAAGGTCCACCCTGAGCCCAACCTCGGGATGCATCCCCCACCTGCAAAGAAATATTCTTGAGCTGCCACTCAGCCAGGCGCTGCAATTCAGGAAAAATATCAACGCTAGTCACGTGTCCGGCCAGACCTGCCATGACCGCTGTCAGGTAGCCGGTTCCTGTCCCTATTTCCAGGACCGAATCCTGTTCTTTAAGCTCCAATGCCTGCAGCAAACGACCCTCAATTTTGGGCGGCAACATCACCTGCCCCTGCCCGATGGGTATTTGAATATCAGCGTAAGCCAGGTTCCTATATACTGGTGGAACAAAATCTTCCCGAGGTACGGCAGCAAGCCGATCCAATACTCGCTGATCGAGCACCTCCCAAGGCCGGACCTGCTGTTCCACCATATTGAAGCGAGCTTGCTCCAGGTTCATCGACTCCTCACCTTAAATAACTGTAGGGTGCCTAAGAGTAAGGGCTTTTTTCAGGCGGCGCAACAAAGGACATTCAAATTAATGTCATTTATCTACTGCTTATCCGCTTACGGATCACGAAATGGTACTGGCCTTCTTCCTCACGGGCTTCCAAAAGCTCGTTCTCGGTAATGCGGGCAAAGGCCTCCACATCTTTTAAAGAGCCTGGATCCGTAGCCACCACATAAAGGGTTTGTCCACCTTCCAGAGTTTCTAGCGCTTTACGAATCCGCAACACGGGCAAAGGACAGGGTAAACCAATAGCATTGAGCTCGGCATCGTAATCAGACATAGTGGTTTGACTCTGGAATAATGGATAGCAACCCGTTTTTTTGGTTAAAAAAAGGCTAAATTATAAACTAATAGCACTAGGATAAAAGAGAGATGGAGGGGTGAGCTGAACCGGGCCGGTTACGCTGAGTCTATGATTTAATATTGACATTATCAGGGATGCGGAAATTACCAGTGCAATTGCTGAGCACAGTATTATGGGCCGTCATTTTATTGACGGTTCCAACCCTCAAGGCCGATGAAATTGAACTACCGGAAATCGGTGATCATTCAGGAGTCGCCCTATCACCAGAACAAGAACGCAGCATTGGGCAGGCTTTTATGCGCCGCCTGCGTAATTCGGTAACGATTATTGAAGATCCAGAGGTAGCGACTTATGTCCAATCATTAGGGTATCGGCTGGTTGCGAATAGCGATAACCCAGGGCAAGGATTCACTTTCTTTGTCATTCAGGATCCGACTATCAATGCCTTCGCCGCCCCCGGAGGGTATATTGGAATCCATTCCGGACTGATTGAAAATTCCCAAACAGAAAGCGAACTAGCGGCGGTACTGGCCCATGAAATTGCCCATATCACCCAGCGCCACTTGGCCCGTGCCTTTGAGCAACGCCGCCGCTTGAGCCTACCCATGACCGCCGCGATAGTGGCTGCTATCATTCTGGGCACCCAGAGCCCTGATGCCGGTCTTGCTGGGCTAGCCGCCGCCCAGGCCGGTGCTGCTCAACTCCAAATCAATTTTACCCGTTCCAATGAAAAGGAAGCCGACCGGGTAGGAATGCAAACCCTGGTACGGGCCGGCTTCGACCCTTTTGCCATGCCCGCTTTCTTCGAGCGCCTCCACCAGGTCAGCCGTTACTACGGAACCCGGCCGCCGGAATTTCTCAGCACCCACCCGGTGACCAGCAACCGTATTGCGGATGCCATGGGCCGTGCCGAAACCCTCAATCCCCATCCTGTAAAGGATCATCTCCAGTTTCATCTGGTACGGGCTAAACTCCAAGTTCTGGCTAGTGATAATCATGAACAAACGGTGCGCCAGTTTAAAGAGGCCCTGGAGAATGGCCGCTACCGGAATGAAGCGGCCACCCGCTATGGCTATGCCCTAGCGCTAGTCGCCACTGGAGACTCGAGCGAAGCGCGACGGCAAATTTTACAGTTGCTTAAAAAAGACGGTGACAATCTCGCCTACCGGCTCGCCCTCGCTCGAGTGGAAGCAGCCGCTGGTCGTTTTGAAACCGCTTTTAAAGTCTATAAGGAAGCCCAAGCGCTATATCCCAACGACTATGCCGTCGTCGTCAACTATGCCAATGCCTTGTTGCAGGGCCACCGTCCCCAGACCGCCCGGGATTTATTAAGGCGTCAGATTCAATCAGGCGTAGGCACGGGACAAATCTACCACTTAATGGCCCAAGCGGAAGGGGATGCCGGCAACCGTGCAGAGGCCCACCGTTGGTTGGCGGAGTACCACTATTACAATGGGCAGACTGATATGGCGATTAAACAATTACAGCTAGCCAGCAAAGCAGCGAGTAACGATTTCTACGAACGTTCCAAGATCGAAGCCCGTCTGCGGCAGCTGCAAATGGAGATCAATGCCGAGGAAGATTCCTAAGGCAAAGATTTTTCCGGTCCGAGGGCGCAATATTTAGACCACTCACCCCCTACCCGCTAGGGGGTGGTAGGAAAAATCCGGATTTATACTTAGTGAACTTCCTCCGGAATATGATTTAGAATGCTTACTTAATGCCATCGCAAATTTTGCCTCAGCAATTATCTTGCACTTTAGTGGCAGATAACCAACGCCAGTTAACAACTCAATCAAAGGAGTTTGGGTATGTGGACAAAACCTGCTTACTATGATCTGCGCTTTGGCTTCGAAGTCACCATGTACATTTGCCATCGGTAATTAAAACCCCGGTCAAGTCTCGCCCGGACCCAAGTCCGGGCGAGACTTTTGACTCCCCATGGCGAGCAAAGCGATGTTAATCCATGTCCTAGGTTCAGGTGCGGGCGGGGGCTTCCCCCAGTGGAATTGCAACTGCCACAATTGCAGCCGCCTGCGTAAGGGCGAGTTCAAAGGGCAAGCGCGATCCCAGTCCTCGGTTGCAGCCAGCACCAATGGTACCGATTGGGTGCTTTTCAACACCTCTCCGGATATTCTCAAACAACTCCAGAATTTTCCTGCTATCCAACCGGGTCGAGGACTCCGGGATACGGGTATCCGCAGCATTGTGCTCATTGACAGCCAAATCGACCATACCACTGGACTGCTGATGCTGCGGGAACATCACCAACCCTTGGAAGTGTACTGCACTGAACCCGTCTACCAGGACCTCACTACCGGTAATCCCCTATTTAAAGTGCTGGATCATTACTGCACGGTGAATTGGCACCCGATTCGGCTGCCCCGGGAAGATGCGCCCGGCGAGGCTTTTCAAGTGGAAGGGCTGCGCTTAGTGCCGGTCCCTCTACGCAGCGAGGCCCCGCCCTATTCCCCCCATCGCCATAATTATCATGTAGGGGACACCATCGGCGTGCTGATGGAGGATTTGACCACCCAAAAACGCTTATTTTACGCGCCAGGTTTGGGACAGATTGAAAACCATGTCCTTTCCTTGATGGCAGAAGCCGACTGTCTGCTTGTCGATGGGACCTTCTGGGCCGAGGATGAAATGGAACAAGCAGGAATTAGCCAGAAACGCGCCGCCGAAATGGGCCATCTTCCTCAATCGGGGCCAGGGGGCATGATGAGCACCATGGCTCCCCTCACTAACCCCCGAAAAATCCTCATTCATATCAACAACACCAATCCCATCCTGGACGAAGAATCGCCGGAGCGGGCCCAACTAGAGGCGGCAGGGATTGAAGTGGCCTTTGATGGCATGAACATTACCCTCTAGTTGCAAGGAGAGGAATATGGCGGAACAAAAACCCTGGAGCCGCGAAGAATTCGAGCAAAAGCTGCGGGAGAAAGAGCGTTTCTACCACCTCCATCATCCTTTCCACGTCCTAATGAACAGGGGCGAGTTGAACCAACAACAGGTCCAAGGCTGGGTCGCCAACCGTTTCTACTACCAAACCAGCATCCCCATCAAGGATGCTGCCATCCTGGCCAACTGCCCCCGACGATCAGTGCGGCGACATTGGGTGCAGCGGATCCTAGACCATGATGGTTATGGAGAAGACGTGGGGGGTATCGAGGCCTGGTTTCAGCTAGGCGAAGCCGTGGGATTGGCACGGGAAGAACTGGAATCCCAGCAACATGTCTTGCCGGGAGTGCGTTTTGCCATTGACGCCTATGTCAACTTTGCCCGCCGTGCCACCTGGCAGGAAGCGGCTTGCTCTTCCCTGACGGAATTGTTTGCGCCTTCGCTTCATCAGCAGCGCCTAGATAATTGGCCCCGCTATTACCCTTGGATTAAAGCGGAAGGCTACCATTATTTTCGCAAACGCCTTAACGAAGCCCGGCGGGATGTGCAACATGGCCTAGAGATTACCTTGGATTACTTCCAAAATCGCGCCCAACAGGAACGGGCCTTAGGAATCTTGCAGTTCAAGTTGGATGTGCTGTGGACTATGCTGGATGCCATGTGGATGGCGTATATTGAAAACCGTCCCCCCTATCACATGGAGGTCTAACCCGGCCCATGCACGATGACAGCATTCCCACCCTCGCTCCTAGCCACCGCTTCCAATGGGAAGAGGCGCAAAACTGCTATGTCCTGCTCTATCCAGAAGGCATGGTGAAACTGAACCCCAGCGCCGCCGAAATACTCAAACATTGCGATGGAACGCAAACCGTCAGGGCAATTATTGCCGCCTTGCAGCAACAATACCCGGATGTGGACCTAGAAGGTGATGTGCACGAATTTTTAGAGGTCGCTCATGGAAACGGTTGGCTCTACCCACAAGGCTAATGACCTCACCGGAAATGAAAGGACGCAACCCCTGTGGCTGTTAGCGGAACTCAGCTATGCTTGCCCCCTGCAATGTCCTTACTGTTCCAACCCCTTGGATTTTGCCGATCACAGGCATGAACTCACCACCGAGGACTGGCTGCGAGTGTTTCGCGAGGCCCGGGCCATGGGGGCCACTCAGCTGGGTTTTTCTGGTGGCGAACCCCTGCTACGTCGTGATTTAGAGGTATTGATCGCTGAAGCACGTAAACTGGGCTACTACACCAACCTGATCACCTCCGCTGTGGGCATGGATGAAGACCGGGTTGCCGCCTTTAAGGCCGCTCAACTCGACCATATCCAGATCAGCTTCCAAGCGTCCTCCGAAGACCTCAATAATCAGCTTGCCGGCGCCAATGTCTTTCAGCATAAACTGGCCATGGCCCGGGCCGTGAAAAAGCACGGCTATCCTATGGTGCTCTGCTTTGTCATCCACCGTTACAATATTGACCAGATGGAGCAAATTCTGGAGCTTGCCATTGAGCTTCAAGCGGACTATGTAGAATTGGCCACGACCCAATATTACGGCTGGGCCTGGCACAACCGGGACTCCCTGCTCCCGAATCGGAAACAATTGGCTCGGGCCGAAACCCTTGCCCATCAATACCAGGCCCGCATGAAAGGAAAGATGAAGATTTACTATGTGGTGCCGGATTATTACGAAAACCGGCCCAAGGCCTGCATGAACGGCTGGGGGAATATTTTCCTCACCATCGCCCCGGATGGGACCGCCCTTCCCTGCCATGCGGCCCGCCAACTCCCCGGGCTGACCTTGCCTAATGTGAAAGACCATAGCATTGAATGGATTTGGCGGGAGTCGCCGGACTTTAATCTGTTTCGGGGCCAAGGGTGGATGAAGGAACCTTGCCGGAGCTGTCCTGAGCGTTTCAAGGATTTTGGGGGATGCCGTTGTCAAGCCTATTTGCTGACGGGCAATCCCCGCAATACCGATCCTGTCTGTAGCCTTTCGCCTCACCATCAGATTGTGACGGACGCCATTGCTACCGCCAACCGGCAAGCCAGCGAGACCCGCCCCTGGGTATTCCGTAATCCACAGAATTCCAAAAAATTCTGTACCTAATGGCCATCCCTGAGAGCAACAAGGGGATTGCCATTGCCATCCAAGCCCAGGGACTGAGCAAACACTATGGCGCCTTGCAAGCCGTCCAGGATCTTCACCTTAACATCCCCCAAGGCCAATTCTACGGCCTGCTAGGCCCCAATGGCTCCGGTAAGACCACCACCATCCATATGCTGACCACCCTGGCCCGGCCGACCACCGGCCAGGCCAGGGTGGCCGGTTTTGAGGTGACGACCCAATCCGTGGCGGTACGCCAAGCCATTGGTCTCGTCTTCCAAGAATCGGCCTTAGATCCCACCATGACGGTGGCAGAAAATCTTCGCTTTGCCGCCGCCCTCTACAACCTTCCCCCGCCCTTAGCCAACCAGCGCATTGATGAATTGCTGATGCTATTCAACCTCCAAAATAAGCGCCAGCAACGGCTCACCACCCTCTCCGGCGGTATGCGGCGGGCCCTTGATATCGCCCGGGGGGTACTGCACCGTCCTCAAATTCTTTTCTTGGATGAACCCACGCTGGGCCTGGATATTCCTAACCGTCGCGCCATTTGGCGTTTCATCGAGCAACTGCGTCGGGAGGGCATGACAGTATTCCTCACCACCCATTACCTGGAAGAAGCCGAGGCCTGCGACCGAGTTGACTTTCTCAAACAGGGCCGCCTGATCTCTGGCGGCATCCCAAAACAGCTTACAGCCAAGCTGGGAGATTATATCCTCGAGTTAGAAGCTGAAGAGATGGATACAGTGGAAAACCGCCTTAAGGGTAGACTGGGTTCGGCGTTATGGGAGCCTGGATCCTTAAGTTTTCGAGTGACCGATCCCCAATTCTCCTTTGCCAGTCTTCAAGAGGAGCTGGGCAATACCGTGAGCGCCATGCGCTGGCGACGCCCTAACTTGAATGATGTTTTCCTTTGGACCTTAAATGATGGAGTGGGAGACTGACCATGGGTTGGCGTCCCCTGAAGGCGCTTATCGGTCGCGAGATGGCCAAATTGTTTCGTCAACGGGGCCGTTTGCTATCGGCCATGGTCCGTCCCTTGATTTGGTTACTGGTCATTGGCTCCGGGATAGGAAGCATGCTAGGCGAGCAAGGGGATAGCGGCTATAGGGAATTCTTGGCCCCTGGCATCATTGCCATGACCCTGCTCTTTGGCTCCTTGATGGCTTCCCTGACCCTGGTCTACGACAAGGAGCTCGGGATCATGCGGATGCTGATGATCGCCCCTTTTCCCCACTACCAAATCATTATCGGCAAGTTAATCGCCGGGACCTTAGCTAGCCTGGTGCAGGGGGCATTGCTCATTACCCTTTTGCTATTGGTGGGATATCTCAATCTCAGTGCCGCGCTCTTGGCTCTCTTTGCTGCCATGGCCTTAACGGCGCTTGCCTGCGCCGCCCTGGGGGTACTCATTGCCGTCTTTGCCAAGGCCTTGGATAATTTCGCGGTCATCATGAACTTTGTCATTTTTCCGGTCTTTTTCCTTAGTGGCGCCCTCTATCCAGTGGCTCCCCTCCCCCCTGTGCTACGGGCTGTCGCCACCGTCAATCCCTTTAGCTATGGAGTCGATTTACTAAAACACGCCCTTCAAAGGAATGCCCCCCACCCCTTTGGACCCGACTTTACCCTGGTGGCCGATCTTGCTGTGCTCGTGACATTTACACTAGTAGCAGTAGCCATTGCCTGCCTACGGTTCTCCCTTGAAGCGGTGCACGCGCCCCTCATCCACCGTCTCACTAAGCGTTCTTAGGGCAGCCTAAGCCCCACTAATTGCCCCAGATCAACCCACCGATTAAGTTGCACGCCCTTGACTGGAGAGCCTTTGAGTCTCGCTGGGCGCAACGGCTAAGAGGAGGACCGTGGCCCCAACAAGAACCAAAGGATAAAACCCAGTAATGGCAGCACCAGCACCAATACAATCCATACGGCTTTTCCCCCCGTAGAACTACGACTTTGAAAAATATTCAAAATCGCCCAAACGTCCGCAACCAATAACAGTAAGCCAAAAAGGCCGCCTACTTCGATACCCATGGCTTAATCCTTTGGTAAAAGTTTAAACTGAAATGTTACCCTCAAATTCTGGGAGAATATATGGCTAACGGCAATACCGAGTTATTTGCAAAACATCATGAAATTTCGGCAAAGTCATTGTGCTTGGAACGAGTATCCTTCTCCATATTGGCGGCTTACTCCCTTCCAGCGTCACTTTAAGCTGATAAATTTTTCGGAGTTGTTTAACTGCCATTATCTCTGCCCCTTTTAGTTACCCTCTTCGTTGCGTACCTTAAATCTCTTTCCCTCTTTCCCGCGACTGCTAAACTTTCTGAATAATCGCAACAGCTCAAAGGAAAGCAGCAAATGAGACTTAAAAAAAGCCACTTGGGCGGGCTACTGTTGAGCCTCTCATTCCTAGCATACTCTGCACCGGAGCAATGGCAACAACTCTCCCCCATGCCCACCCATCGCTCGGAAATGTCGGCAGCCTATCTCGACAGCAAAATCTACGTGCCCGGAGGGTTAGGGGGACAGCGCCAGTTTGAAGCCTATAATGTCACTACCAATACCTGGGAGCAACTAGCGCCGCTGCCCGCACCTCGCCACCACCTCATGGTGACCGCTCATCAAGGGAAAATCTATATTTTTGGGGGCGGCGATCGGGATTGGTCCCCCACAGCGACCGCCTGGGTTTACGATTCCCACACCTCTCAATGGCAAACCTTAACCCCCATGCCTGAACCCCGCTATGCTGGGGATGCGGTCTCAATGGGAGATTTTATCTATGTCGTCGGCGGCAAAGGTCCCAGCAACAAGCTGCTCCGCTATGATCCGAAGCAAGACTCCTGGACCTTCCTCAAGGGGATGCAGGAGCGCCGGGAACACACCCGTAGTGTTGTATTTGAAGGCAAAATCGTCGTTATTGCCGGACGTTACCAGGTAGCCGGTGAACTACGCTCGGTGGAAATCTATGATCCCGTAACCAATACTTGGCATGAGGGTCCTCCCTTGAATACAGCACGGGGCGGCCATGGAGCCGCAGTTCATCAGGGAAAAATCATGGTCTTTGGCGGCGAGGTTATCATGACCGGACGGGACACCCTGGCCAATTCAGAGAGTTTGGAAAATCTATCGGGAAAATGGCAACAAGGCCCTAGCTTGCCTGTAGCCTTGCACGGGATGCCGGCCATCAGCACCGGTCCCCATTTGTATATTCTGGGTGGCTCGGAACGGGCGGCGGCCAGCATCAACCGGGGTCGTGTCTATCGCCTGATAAAAGCCCGTTAGCCTCAACTTTGGCCACAAATTGTCTCTAGGGACCGCGCTATTCGTTTTTCTCTTGCTCCAGCGCCTTAAGCCGCTGTTCCAGCTCATGGACCTTCTTTCGTAAACTCGAAAGCCGGTTCATCTCCGCCAATGCTCGGCGGTTTTCAATCATCGGTTGGGCGGGACTGCCAGTCACGATGGCCTTAGGCGGCACGTCTTTGGCCACCCCCGACTGGGCGGTCACAATAGCCCCATCACCCACTTGAATATGACCCACAAGGCCCACCTGGCCCGCCAAGGTCACCCAGTTACCGATTTTGGTGCTCCCGGAAATACCCACCTGACTGACGATAATGCTATGCTCGCCGATCTCTACGTTATGGCCAATTTGAACCAGATTATCAATTTTGGTGCCCCGGCCGATTCTGGTGGCACCTAGCGCCCCCCGGTCAATGGCCGTATTGCATTGCACCTCTACATCATCGGCAATTTCTACCCGCCCCACTTGCGGCACCTTGAAATAGCCTTGCTGGGGATCAGGCGCGAACCCAAAGCCATCGCCACCGATAATCACCCCGGAGTGAAGAATCACCCGATGACCAATACTCACCCGCTCCAGCAAGGTCACCCGGGGGTAGAGCAAGCAATGTTCCCCCAGCGTAGCCTTAGCCCCCACATAGCAAAAAGGAAACAAGACGGTATGAGCTTTGATAGTGGCGCCGTTTTCGATCACACAGTAGGCGCCAATACTACATCCCTCTGCTATTTGCACCCCCTCCCCCACAATAGCCGTGGGATGCACACCGGGTGCCGGGCGATAGGGCCGATTGAACCATTTATCCACGACCCTAGCGAAATCACGGTAGGGATTATCTGAAATGAGCAGGGGATGCCCCGGAAACTGTTCCCGATCATCAGCACCCACTACAAAAGCGGCTGCTTTTGATAACCGGGCTCGAGAGATATATTTGCGGTTAGTATAAAAGCTCAAATCATCTGCTTGCGCCTGATCTAGGGGTGCGACCCCCCGGATGAGGGTTTCCCCATCGCCCTCAATGACACAACCCAAAAAACGGGCGATCTCCCAGAGACGAATTTCCATGCCCCCCCACTCGACTTAGTTTTTTTCTACGCTATAAGAATGAAGCAAGCGTTACCATCAAAAGGGCTTCACCACTACTAGGATCACTGCTCCAATTAAGATTAAAACCGG encodes the following:
- the pqqE gene encoding pyrroloquinoline quinone biosynthesis protein PqqE, with protein sequence METVGSTHKANDLTGNERTQPLWLLAELSYACPLQCPYCSNPLDFADHRHELTTEDWLRVFREARAMGATQLGFSGGEPLLRRDLEVLIAEARKLGYYTNLITSAVGMDEDRVAAFKAAQLDHIQISFQASSEDLNNQLAGANVFQHKLAMARAVKKHGYPMVLCFVIHRYNIDQMEQILELAIELQADYVELATTQYYGWAWHNRDSLLPNRKQLARAETLAHQYQARMKGKMKIYYVVPDYYENRPKACMNGWGNIFLTIAPDGTALPCHAARQLPGLTLPNVKDHSIEWIWRESPDFNLFRGQGWMKEPCRSCPERFKDFGGCRCQAYLLTGNPRNTDPVCSLSPHHQIVTDAIATANRQASETRPWVFRNPQNSKKFCT
- a CDS encoding ABC transporter ATP-binding protein, translating into MAIPESNKGIAIAIQAQGLSKHYGALQAVQDLHLNIPQGQFYGLLGPNGSGKTTTIHMLTTLARPTTGQARVAGFEVTTQSVAVRQAIGLVFQESALDPTMTVAENLRFAAALYNLPPPLANQRIDELLMLFNLQNKRQQRLTTLSGGMRRALDIARGVLHRPQILFLDEPTLGLDIPNRRAIWRFIEQLRREGMTVFLTTHYLEEAEACDRVDFLKQGRLISGGIPKQLTAKLGDYILELEAEEMDTVENRLKGRLGSALWEPGSLSFRVTDPQFSFASLQEELGNTVSAMRWRRPNLNDVFLWTLNDGVGD
- a CDS encoding ABC transporter permease gives rise to the protein MGWRPLKALIGREMAKLFRQRGRLLSAMVRPLIWLLVIGSGIGSMLGEQGDSGYREFLAPGIIAMTLLFGSLMASLTLVYDKELGIMRMLMIAPFPHYQIIIGKLIAGTLASLVQGALLITLLLLVGYLNLSAALLALFAAMALTALACAALGVLIAVFAKALDNFAVIMNFVIFPVFFLSGALYPVAPLPPVLRAVATVNPFSYGVDLLKHALQRNAPHPFGPDFTLVADLAVLVTFTLVAVAIACLRFSLEAVHAPLIHRLTKRS
- a CDS encoding PLDc N-terminal domain-containing protein, encoding MGIEVGGLFGLLLLVADVWAILNIFQSRSSTGGKAVWIVLVLVLPLLGFILWFLLGPRSSS
- a CDS encoding IS1096 element passenger TnpR family protein, whose amino-acid sequence is MAVKQLRKIYQLKVTLEGSKPPIWRRILVPSTMTLPKFHDVLQITRYCR
- a CDS encoding Kelch repeat-containing protein: MRLKKSHLGGLLLSLSFLAYSAPEQWQQLSPMPTHRSEMSAAYLDSKIYVPGGLGGQRQFEAYNVTTNTWEQLAPLPAPRHHLMVTAHQGKIYIFGGGDRDWSPTATAWVYDSHTSQWQTLTPMPEPRYAGDAVSMGDFIYVVGGKGPSNKLLRYDPKQDSWTFLKGMQERREHTRSVVFEGKIVVIAGRYQVAGELRSVEIYDPVTNTWHEGPPLNTARGGHGAAVHQGKIMVFGGEVIMTGRDTLANSESLENLSGKWQQGPSLPVALHGMPAISTGPHLYILGGSERAAASINRGRVYRLIKAR
- the lpxD gene encoding UDP-3-O-(3-hydroxymyristoyl)glucosamine N-acyltransferase — its product is MEIRLWEIARFLGCVIEGDGETLIRGVAPLDQAQADDLSFYTNRKYISRARLSKAAAFVVGADDREQFPGHPLLISDNPYRDFARVVDKWFNRPYRPAPGVHPTAIVGEGVQIAEGCSIGAYCVIENGATIKAHTVLFPFCYVGAKATLGEHCLLYPRVTLLERVSIGHRVILHSGVIIGGDGFGFAPDPQQGYFKVPQVGRVEIADDVEVQCNTAIDRGALGATRIGRGTKIDNLVQIGHNVEIGEHSIIVSQVGISGSTKIGNWVTLAGQVGLVGHIQVGDGAIVTAQSGVAKDVPPKAIVTGSPAQPMIENRRALAEMNRLSSLRKKVHELEQRLKALEQEKNE